The sequence CGATACAGATATCAAACCATCAATTAGTAGCGAGCTGGTGTTGAGGAAatatctttccaaaccaatgTTAAAATTGATTTTCGTAGATGTAACATCTTGAATACAACATCATAAATATTTAGTTTTTTGATATAATAAAACCTAACATAACTAAACATCTCACGATCAGATTTGAACCTTGAATCACTAAGcatgagaaaatattttagtattttGATCCGAAAGTTCAAACCAATTCATACAAATGGATGCATGCATCCATAAAACTTGTACGGTTGAAAATATAGTagataaaattattttgaaagaaATGACGGATCCTCGTTGGGATAAAATTTTGTCAAATACTCAAAAACAGAGCATGGATTGAATTGATTTCTTAaggtttttttatatatatatatatattttttaacgtTTAGGAAGTAGACAAAGCACACTTTTAAGTATTGTGTaatgtcatttttttttttgggagagAGAGTGTAATGTCATATTTAAATATCCTATAATTTAATACATTACAATTCATTCGATTTTAAGTCTCTAGATATCACCAACAAATTCCTCGGATGGGCAGCGAAAACGTTAATTTATAGAATTTTGCGAATTGACCCGTACGTGAACAAGTCCAGTCCCTGCAAAATAAAATGCGAACACGTTTTAAATCACTCTCAAACTAATCCGCTACACAtgcatcaaattaaataaatttttacacgtaataaataatttttatgtaatttcattgtctgagtgatttttttagttatttaattatgaatttttattttcatttttcataaaGTAAAGGAGTACACCGTAATTTGATTACAAGAACATACTATACTTTTTACAATAATTTTTAACGATTTTATTggtaaattttgtgagataGTCGACATATATTATAAAAGAGTAAAATGTATTTAGATACACGAACTATTGGTAAAATGTTAtattggtacacgaactattgaaaatggcttaattggtacatgatctaaataaaaggtcaattttacccttaatatgaattaatattatattaattagttttaaaatatcatatttattaaaaattaatatatatatatatatattaataaaaccacaaactcaataaataaatcatatgtaTGTAGGACTAAAAAtactcattaataaattatttatattttaaaatttaaataatttattaatgaaaaaatatttattaataattatttatatttttaaaatataaataatatataatgaaatgatattttttctatcaatgtaaataattatccatttaaaaaaatttatataaattatatattaataaaaccacaaagtcaataaataaatcatatgcatgtaggactaaaatatatttaataacgataaaatataattaaataaatatttatttattaatatttaattcaagtgCGAGTAAAagtataaatttataaattattaaatcaaGTGGAAAAAATTTGGGTTATTATAATTACGAGACAATGAGTGAAATTTTTTCTTTGAGATTTGTTTTTTAATGATCTAGTCTTTAATGTTGAAATTTTTTGTATCAAATATTGAAAAACTAAAATGGTGAATATGTTTGTTTCAATCTTTTAAATACAAGATCAACAGATTCTGATGAtctatatttttatcataacaatatattacaatatttgttgtataatttgacttgacaattgtttatcattatatatatatatatatatatatatatatatatatattattttttaataaatatgatattttaaaattaatcaatataatattaatttaatttaagggtaaaattgacctTTTATTTGGATCATATACCAATTAagccattttcaatagttcgtgtaccaatatgacattttatcaatagttcatATACCAAAATACATTTTACTCTCTTATAAAATCTcatacattttttattttatttttttgaaaaggaAAATCTCATACATATAATCTATGGTAGAGTCTCACAAAGACATTactcaatattttttaaattgaaataaataaaacatcataGCATTTACAATTCTATATAAAAACATGACCACCCTATTTACGTTTCCCATTAACTTACTTTTGAACTCCTGCAATATTTTCTCGCCATCTCCACTAAACATATTTCCCACCATTTCTTCTTATGGAGAAGCCTCGACTTCAGCCAATTTTCAGGCCCCCGGAGACTCCAACTGAGCCAATGGAGTTTCTGGCCCGTTCTTGGAGCGTTTCAGCTCTTGAAATCTCTAAAGTTTTAGCCACGCCACCACCCAAGCTTCTACCTAAGAATAACCCACCAGACGGTGTCGTCAGAGGTGGCGGTGGAGCCATCCAAGAAGATGTCTCCGCCGAGCTGGAGGCTGCTTCAGCCACTGTTTCTGGGAACCCTTTTTCTTTTGCTTCTTCGGAGACGTCTCAGCTTGTCATGGAGCGGATCATGTCTCATTCTGTAAGTAAAGATGCAAGCTTTGGCCTTTTTGTGCATGTGGGCTGATTTCTGGAATCTGTCTTTATTTGCAGAAATTTGTGGTTTTATATGAATTGCTTGATGTTGATGATATATGCCATTTTTGGGTAAATGGAGTTTCAGATATTTGAGTTTTTTAACTTGTTCCAAAAATACTCAATTTTTTGGTCCATATTCTACCTGGTGTTGACTGGATGTTAAATCTAATTTTTATCTAATTAATCGATTGTTTTTTCTAGATGACTTTCACAACTGGTATTGTTGGAAGTTTGCGGTCCCTTTTGTTGGTTCTTCTAtgatttttgagaattttggtTACTCTCAACTCTTTTGGATTATTGCTGTTCTTTTGTTTGTGTTCGAGTAGGGTTATTTTTCTTGGAGCCTTTTTGTGTAAGATGACAAGTTTAATACAAAGAAAGATTTGTTGGAAGGTGTTTTTATGGGAAACAGAGTTTCTTGGAACTTCAAGCtatttagaaaattttattaattaggCTGCAGCATTGCATTTATTTGAGAAAACTTGATCAACACAATGCCCTTGATTTCTGTGTTTTGGTTTGAGTTTACATTTCAAGATTCCTTTTTTTCTTGTCTGATAAATTTCTTCCCAGAGGTATcccaatttttttatatattttgatcCTGAAGGGTTTTTCTTTTGAATGTGAGCCTGAACTATTTTTGTTGGAATATGATGCGTGTGCTATATCTGCAGCAGGAGGTATCACCGCGCACTTCAGGAAGGCTATCCCACAGCAGTGGCCCTCTCAATGGAGGCCAGAGCTGTGGCTCTCTAACTGACAGTCCCCCTGTCTCCCCCTCTGAAATTGATGAATCCAAGGTCTTAAAAATTCTCTCATATTTTTTCATCTGTTTCTTCATTATAAAGTCATGGTTTGCATTTATTTACTCATCCCGTTGTAGTTTCTCTCTGTTTTCTGTTGGAGTTGAGATTCTTTTCcttaaaaagaaaaacaaaattgtTTATTTTGTGGTATGGTCACAAAACACAAGTTTCTGATGCTTCTGAGACAAAGGGACAGCATATTTCAGCTTTCTCTTTTATCAAAAAACATACTCCGAATATGTGAAAAGAGCAACTCGTTCCAATATTTTCCTTATTATATACTCACCAAGAGTCCAAGACAGAAGAAGATTTTGCCATTTTGGGTCGCCTGTTTGGTAATTTGTGATCTCCTTGGATTTTTTGTTTCGTGTATTGTAAAAATATCGTTGAATTAACTGCAGATTAAAGGGTATTTCGGGGAAAAAATCTTcatttggaaaatatttttaggtGTCATGTTACCCAACTTAATTTTTTACTGTCTATTTGATTATCATGATAAGAAAATAAAGCGTGTATATTCTTCTTAAATGGTTCTCCAAATGATGATGTCGGAATCTTCGCACAGCAACCATTAGGTACAGAATAATTGCAGAATTATGGTACATCGATGCCCTTTTTCTTTGATTGTTAGGAGTTggcataaaatttaataattccaACATATGATTTATCTAGCAATAAATGAAGGTTTATTGTGGAATTTATTGTGAGGGGGCAACAACTATTTCGGCTTGTGGTTCGATTTGATTTCAGAGTATGGACCATACTGTCAGGCAAGAGAACTGGTCCAGCTTTGGTGGGGTTGCTCTAATGTTTTCGTTTATTGAATGTAGTGTATTCTACCACCCTAAAAACATTTTGTAATGTACTCACAATATTATTTAATACGACATGAATGGGAGTGAACAAGTCAAGTTCGAGTCAAGCCCTTGAAATTTCGCGTGCTCGAGTTTGACTAAAAAGATTGAGTATAGAAGCTCAAGCTCAACGATGAAAACGTTAAGGTCAATTGCGATCAGCTCGATCTGGTTGGACACGTTCGTGAGTCATTTGCCGGTTCATCGACCTCACGTTACGCCCCTTTGTGCATATACACTAAATGAACCTAGAATAGAATCTTGGAAAACTGAATCATGCATTGGATCCTTTAGCTTGCCACAAGTCTaggcgtttttttttttaaatttggtgTGGATTCCACGTCATAACGTGGGATCACGATTTTTGAATATGAGATCAATTTCTTTGATAATTTGTGGTGATATGGATAATGTGCATGCAGTACTCTCAGTTAAGCACTATCACGAGCAACCAGTACAAGGCTGGTGCTGTCAATGGCACTGGCCTTGGTGGTGGAGGGAAAACTGTGGGGAGGTGGTTGAAGGATCGAAGGGAGAAGAAGAAAGAGGAGGCGAGGGCTCACAACGCTCAGCTCCATGCTTCCATTTCAGTGGCAGGGGTAGCGGCTGCTATTGCTGCAATTGCAGCTGCCACTGCTGCATCATCTGCAGCAGGAAAAGATGAACAGATGGCGAAAACCGACATGGCTGTTGCATCGGCTGCCACATTGGTGGCCGCACAGTGCGTCGAAGCCGCCGAGGTTATGGGGGCTGAGCGAGAAATCTTGGCATCAGTAGTGAGTTCAGCCGTCAATGTTCGGTCAGCAGGTGATATCATGACTTTGACAGCAGCTGCAGCTACGGGTATTCCCATATTAGTCTTTCATGGTCAAATTATTCTGAATCTTGTAACTTAGAATTTAGGCTCGTTTGATATTGTTTTTTAGCTTTGCGTGGTGCTGCAACCTTGAAGGCAAGGGCATTGAAGGACGTGTGGAATATTGCAGCAGTGATCCCAGTGGACAAAGGGATGGGAGCTACAAATAATGGGAGTAATGGAAGTTTGAATGGTAGTTTTAGCGGTGAACTTGTTGCCGAGGAAAATTTCCTTGGCATTTGCAGTAGAGAATTGCTCGCGAGGGGCGGCGAACTTCTGAAGAGAACCCGAAAGGGTAAATACAAAAATTCTTATCAAATCTCAATATCACCTGAAAGCTGCCTTCTTTCAGTTTTATGAAATTCCTATTGATTGAGGTAATGTCCGTTCATTTTTCTTGACCGTTCATTTCCTATGATGATCATTGCAGGTGATCTTCATTGGAAAATTGTGTCTGTTTACATCAACAGAATGGGACAGGTAGGCTTTTTTTCTTCATGATTGAACAATCAGTTTACTCGAGACTATACCGTAGGCGTAGAGTACACTTTACATCTCAAGCACAGAAGTTAAAGTTGTAAACATGAATCTGCTTTACACTTTATCTCGTGATCTGCAATCAGAATTTCATTCAAATTTTGCAGGTGACGCTAAAGATGAAGAGTAGACATGTTGCTGGGACCATaaccaaaaagaaaaagagtgagtttttaaatttttttttttaaacttttatctTTTTCACTCATGATGAGAGCAGAATTGGAGGTGGTGGGCTTCCTTCTATTTGGGGATTTGAGAAAGTAGTATGCAATTTAGTGGAAAaagagacaaaaaaaaaagttgacaTCTTTATCCTTTATCCTGCTGTTTCTCTTTTGAACTATCAGATGTAGTGTTGGAAGTGTTGAGGGATATTCCGGCTTGGGCTGGGCGCCACTTGCTTGAAGGCGGTGAGCATCGTAGATACTTCGCGTTGAAGACTGTTGCACGGGGAGTCGTCGAATTCGAGTGCAGGAATCAAAGGGAGTATGATATTTGGACTCAAGGTGTTTCAAGATTACTCTCAATCGCTGCAGAGAAGAACAGTAGACACAAGATTTGATGTCCAGTTGTTGAGAAGTTGTTGAATGATTTAGTAAATAGGAGAATATGCCTATTTCTTTAGGGCTTCGACTCACTAAATGTTATGAATTTTGGGTggtatttgtgtttttttttcttttttcggtTCCTTGTGTTTCTAATGTAAAAATGGGAATTGTTTATCTAaatggggttttttttttttccattttgtCAATTACTATGAtatgattaatttctttttATGGTGATTAGACTTAAATATCGATTTAAGGACAAACTATTTATTCAtgtgagttttgttatgttcaCTCATCGTGTTCACCATAAGATATCACTCAACTATTAACTCGACACGAAAACAATCCAAGATTCCAAAGTAGAAGATACTCAACTATTAACTCGACACGAAAACAATCCAAGATTCCAAAGTAGAAGATATGTaaactgattttttttaattattattattatttttggaatTGTGTTTTAATTTGAAATGTTGGGAAAGTAAAGTGAGGCGAAAGAAAAGCAAGAAAACCATGTGATCAAAGTCTAATTTTCTCTATGTTGTGGGGCAGAAAAGGGAAATCTTGAACTGGGGTCTAACTGgtcaaaaagggggaaagaatccttcttttgaaaaattaaataaagaatcGTACTAAAAGAAAGAATTGATCTCTTGATTCCCGTGGGCCTTTGATTTTTTTGTTCATTCAAATGTTTTTGGGACTTAGATTAAGGTTTTGGATTTAGTAGACTAAAAATTTTGTCTTGATTTGTGATTAGTTGTTTGGGTTTTGTGCTGAATAGTTTATTCCACcgtgtaaaatattattaataacaaCTTGGAAATTTATTAAAAGAATAATAATCATATTGTAGTGGAAAAGCCCTTCAATTTCTATTATAAATCAGATATCCACGATAATTTGGTCAAAATTTGAGATGATGTGATCTATTCTGTTTATAAATTaagaatataaattttaaaaagttcATTCAATGTTCATGGAAATTGGAATCATAATGCTTCGCAGTTTTtcttttggttttttttaatcaatCTTATATATCTATTGTTCAAACCAAATTTTCTTGGTCAAAACCCATACGAGATTATCTCGggtcaattttatgagatataTCTCTTATTCGACATGACTtataaaaacataatttttttatctcaaaatgattattttttcatatatgGACGTCTTATAAGAAATCTACTCAATTTCTCTAGATTGTCAGATTTTTATATTATGGTTCCGAAAATTCATTTAAACGAAAAAATTTaacatttgtttaaaaaaattaacacaTATACTTACATttgattattattaataatgtaTTTTTTATTGGTTACTTTTAATCGTTAGGAAATTAAACGAGACATGAAATGAGAAAATATTGGAAGAATAATATCAACGATATTATGTCGACTTATGGAGTTCTGCTTCTAATACACATGGTGAGGGTGCAGAATATATTACTTTGGTAGTATTTGCGACCGATAATGAATTTTCCAATTTGAAATTGTGTTAGGTTACATGTACGTGGACCTTGCAAATGATGATCAAAAAATataaagcccaagaaaatagaacAGAAAAACATTAGTAGAATAATATGGGCTAAGAAGAATTAAAGCCCAATAAATCGATTGAAAGGTAAAGGCCCAAATTAATGTAATGATAAGAAAGAGGTCGTCAATTGGGAAGAAAGGCACGCACGAGCAACTTTTCCGGGATTAATTCTATTTACCAGTTcatgatttaaaatatatatatatatatgttaaattaagttaggatacaaattttttaatttttttaaaaaaaacgcaATACATTTTATTAAAATGAGTAGAAGAGTTTTTATAGCttggatgtttttttttttttacatattaTTAGAAGTAAAAGCTCAAAAACTATAAATTGTTtcttctaaaaaatattttgaagtgtttttataaactttttttttaaccGGACactataagatttttttaatatatatatattaaattcttTTATCTCCTAACTTCTCCAAGCAAACAGACTTTAAACTACTGCCATAAAAGTTGATTTAGTGTTATACaatgaaatatatattaaacaacatgaaaaatcaGATACGCCGTCGTGCTAAAGTATTGGATCTAACACTTATATGAATGCAGATCCTTTGAATCCTCTTCTCAAATCTAGTTTTAGTCAACAAACTTTAATTTGCTTTAACTTTTCGGTatcattgattatttgattaatcaTAATAGCTAAAACTGCATAAATTAGCTTTCTAAATAAAACAATGTCCTAAAATTATTgccaattttatattttttagttaGTTTGATATTTAACTATAAGCAGTGGTCATGCACAAAATGTGTATACCAGTaaactgaaatttttttttttttggggaaaTTGCTTTTTGGTTCAGTATGTTTGTCATTTCGTGATTTCGCTcttatatattttcaaattttagttttaatccgctatctttgttttttttttgtcaatttaatttagtcattttttcgatGTGGTGGTGATGTGACACAAATGCAGTGCTAATGTGGAGTTGACATGTATTATGCCACGTAAacatttttcgaaaaaaaaatgactaaaattgccaaaaatcggcatgcaagattgaaactgaaatgtgaaaatatagagaaaatatcgcaaaatgacaaatatATAAGACTAAAATGACAATTTTCGCTTTTTCTATATAGGTATAATACGATAGATATTACATTAAAAATTAGAATTTAAGATGTGCTTTTTTTCTACAATATTTGACtggaataaaattttaattaatataattttatgggAAATCCGGAAATATGTGGtgattataattattaaataattaaataattatcgGTATATAATATAGAGGAAATCGTGGATAATTATGTATTTATGGGCAGTGAGTGATTACGCTTTGTCCCGAACCAAAACATGGTCAATATTTTAGTAGGTGTAGCACTAGCTATATAtaataaacattaaattaaataaaaaagtgAAGCTTTTTTGTATTTCACACGGACACATTAATTGAGTGACAACCACAATGTCAAATCAAATATCGCgtctgtgttttttttaaactttataTTGTTacgatttaattaatttatttattccgATTAATTCATTCATCCAAATGACAAAACTCACCATGAAGTGACTTGATACGAAGGAGAGATATGCAAATCTCATATTTGAGAAAGGGATTTAAAATATCGATTTAATTAAATGATAGAATATATATCGAGATTGTTTGAAATATGAACAGTACTTACTCGGTTACTCCTTGGctttaaaaagttaaattttcttttaaaaaacgTTAAACcagaagatttttttaaaaataaattaattaattcagaGCCGCTTGAGATGTgtccaattttttattttttttcttcttctacttctttttttttaaaaaaaaaaaactccggGATGGATATTTTCCATAGAAGAGTTGTTTATTTTTCGCCCAAAAATTGGTTTGACTTTAATATTGTTTCTTCTAGTAcattatcaaaatatata comes from Henckelia pumila isolate YLH828 chromosome 4, ASM3356847v2, whole genome shotgun sequence and encodes:
- the LOC140864341 gene encoding VAN3-binding protein-like isoform X2, which encodes MEKPRLQPIFRPPETPTEPMEFLARSWSVSALEISKVLATPPPKLLPKNNPPDGVVRGGGGAIQEDVSAELEAASATVSGNPFSFASSETSQLVMERIMSHSEVSPRTSGRLSHSSGPLNGGQSCGSLTDSPPVSPSEIDESKYSQLSTITSNQYKAGAVNGTGLGGGGKTVGRWLKDRREKKKEEARAHNAQLHASISVAGVAAAIAAIAAATAASSAAGKDEQMAKTDMAVASAATLVAAQCVEAAEVMGAEREILASVVSSAVNVRSAGDIMTLTAAAATALRGAATLKARALKDVWNIAAVIPVDKGMGATNNGSNGSLNGSFSGELVAEENFLGICSRELLARGGELLKRTRKGDLHWKIVSVYINRMGQVTLKMKSRHVAGTITKKKKNVVLEVLRDIPAWAGRHLLEGGEHRRYFALKTVARGVVEFECRNQREYDIWTQGVSRLLSIAAEKNSRHKI
- the LOC140864341 gene encoding VAN3-binding protein-like isoform X1; translated protein: MEKPRLQPIFRPPETPTEPMEFLARSWSVSALEISKVLATPPPKLLPKNNPPDGVVRGGGGAIQEDVSAELEAASATVSGNPFSFASSETSQLVMERIMSHSQEVSPRTSGRLSHSSGPLNGGQSCGSLTDSPPVSPSEIDESKYSQLSTITSNQYKAGAVNGTGLGGGGKTVGRWLKDRREKKKEEARAHNAQLHASISVAGVAAAIAAIAAATAASSAAGKDEQMAKTDMAVASAATLVAAQCVEAAEVMGAEREILASVVSSAVNVRSAGDIMTLTAAAATALRGAATLKARALKDVWNIAAVIPVDKGMGATNNGSNGSLNGSFSGELVAEENFLGICSRELLARGGELLKRTRKGDLHWKIVSVYINRMGQVTLKMKSRHVAGTITKKKKNVVLEVLRDIPAWAGRHLLEGGEHRRYFALKTVARGVVEFECRNQREYDIWTQGVSRLLSIAAEKNSRHKI